CGATGAACGCGTTCAGGCGGGATCTGGCATGGCACTGACCGATCTGGGGTCGCCGGGCTTCCCGATGCATCCACTGCACGGTCCCCACCAGCCCACCACCGGCACGCCACCACGGCGGCCGCATTCGGTCCGGCGTACGACGTCGATAGACATGACGCGGGAGGACAATTCGCTGGATCCGGTGTATTTGCTGGGCAACGGCCGAGATCTGTTCACGGCTCGCGATGGGTCGGTGCATGAACTCGGGCGGGCCGGACTGACTGCGACGATCGACATGGTGCCCCGCGTTGTTCAGCGCATCGACACCCGGCCAGCGATCGACGGCATGTCACGGTTGGCGGGAGCGCCGGCGATGAGCGGTTTCCGCGCCGCTGTCGACAAGGTCGCACCGCAATTGCGCCAGCGCCGTGAGCTGCTCTACACCCTGCTCGACGACATTCCGGTGGCCACCTTGATCTCTGGTCATGCGTTATCGGCATCCGGAGTATTGGGTGACATGGTCAAGTCCGGCTATCTGCCGGTGGCCGATCAGTGCGCAGGTTTCGTCACCGGCGGACTGCTGATGTCGTCGTTTGAAGCCGGAGACCCCGCGATCGTCACCGGTCCCGTCGCCCCCGATCTCGATGATCCCACCGACCCAGGGGGCTGGCACGACATGGCGCCGTTGCCGATTCATGGTATGCGCCGACGCCGGCGCCTCGACGTCGCAGAGAATGACACTGCCCCC
This genomic interval from Mycobacterium sp. SMC-2 contains the following:
- a CDS encoding DUF2889 domain-containing protein is translated as MTDLGSPGFPMHPLHGPHQPTTGTPPRRPHSVRRTTSIDMTREDNSLDPVYLLGNGRDLFTARDGSVHELGRAGLTATIDMVPRVVQRIDTRPAIDGMSRLAGAPAMSGFRAAVDKVAPQLRQRRELLYTLLDDIPVATLISGHALSASGVLGDMVKSGYLPVADQCAGFVTGGLLMSSFEAGDPAIVTGPVAPDLDDPTDPGGWHDMAPLPIHGMRRRRRLDVAENDTAPTVSIDAMFRDTYVRGDGQETIIHEYSLTAVVDPGSGLILQSDAVPRVLPWQECPGAVASARRITGMTLSDLHFRVRQELTGTSTCTHLNDLLRFVADARALIEHL